The following proteins come from a genomic window of Candidatus Bipolaricaulis sibiricus:
- a CDS encoding ATP synthase gamma chain yields the protein MGARVRQIRRRIGNVRHVRQITRAMYTIAATQVIQRKRTLLAARPFVDAAKSALADLAATAQREGVVHPLLHGVDRSGTAVLVVSSDRGLCGRYPSDLNRAATQLAQQKAEVRILAGGDKAYRHFRRGPWPLAGSYVHTYDHPTVDIARRVRDDLLALYGTEVGEIHVVYTYFRGELAQQVRVERVLPVELPPGTPRDILIEPDLTTTLDGLIGVYLTGRILGILLEAKASELAVRRQAMKAATDNADELLEKLTLSYNKARQHRITTELADIMGGAEALREDG from the coding sequence ATGGGCGCCCGCGTACGTCAGATCCGCCGACGGATCGGCAACGTCCGCCACGTGCGGCAGATCACCCGGGCGATGTACACCATCGCCGCGACTCAGGTCATCCAACGCAAGCGAACCCTCCTCGCGGCCCGGCCGTTCGTCGACGCCGCGAAGAGCGCGCTTGCCGATCTCGCCGCCACCGCCCAGCGAGAGGGCGTGGTCCACCCGCTCCTCCATGGGGTGGATCGCTCGGGGACGGCGGTCCTCGTCGTCAGCTCCGACCGCGGGCTGTGCGGTCGGTACCCGAGCGATCTGAACCGTGCAGCAACCCAGCTTGCCCAGCAGAAAGCCGAGGTGCGGATCCTCGCCGGAGGAGACAAGGCGTACCGCCACTTCCGTCGTGGGCCGTGGCCGCTGGCCGGGAGCTACGTCCACACCTACGACCACCCCACCGTGGACATCGCCCGGCGCGTGCGCGATGACCTCCTCGCGTTGTACGGAACAGAGGTCGGGGAGATCCACGTCGTCTACACGTACTTCCGCGGCGAACTTGCCCAGCAGGTCCGGGTCGAACGGGTGCTGCCTGTCGAGTTACCTCCCGGCACACCCCGCGACATCCTCATCGAGCCTGACCTCACCACGACGTTGGATGGACTGATCGGCGTGTACCTCACGGGACGTATCCTGGGCATCTTGCTGGAGGCGAAGGCTTCCGAGTTGGCCGTTCGTCGCCAGGCGATGAAGGCAGCCACAGACAACGCCGATGAGCTTCTGGAGAAGCTCACCCTGAGCTACAATAAGGCACGGCAGCACCGGATCACCACCGAGCTCGCCGACATCATGGGCGGCGCCGAGGCCTTGCGGGAGGACGGATGA